From the Psychrobacillus sp. FSL K6-4046 genome, one window contains:
- a CDS encoding YjcZ family sporulation protein: MGGQYNYGGGSGAGAGSGFALLVVLFILLIIVGAAFIY, from the coding sequence ATGGGTGGACAATACAACTACGGCGGTGGCTCTGGTGCTGGTGCTGGTTCAGGTTTTGCTTTATTGGTAGTTCTGTTTATTCTTTTGATTATCGTTGGCGCTGCTTTCATCTACTAA
- a CDS encoding DUF3267 domain-containing protein, translating into MHCWKTINVKKQYGMERLFFLSSILVMSVFSIVYALQETINDSHKSDDFFWLFAIGMIMVYPLHKLFHFLPLFTIRDHIKVTLNRRYGFLPIVSIKVCEPINKYQFIFSLLSPFIFINAAILIGALVAPHFAHYFIMLLAYHCGMCLIDLIYVKNLSKSPRSAFVEETDAGYQILIVASHH; encoded by the coding sequence TTGCATTGTTGGAAAACTATTAATGTCAAAAAACAATATGGTATGGAACGGCTATTTTTCCTATCTTCCATACTAGTTATGTCCGTTTTTTCAATTGTCTATGCTTTACAAGAAACTATTAATGACTCACATAAATCTGATGACTTCTTTTGGCTATTTGCGATTGGTATGATAATGGTATATCCACTTCACAAGTTGTTTCATTTTCTTCCGTTATTTACTATTCGTGATCATATAAAAGTAACTCTTAACAGACGTTATGGTTTTCTTCCGATAGTTTCCATAAAAGTCTGTGAACCAATAAATAAATATCAGTTTATATTTTCGTTGCTTTCACCTTTTATTTTTATAAACGCTGCTATTCTAATAGGTGCTCTTGTGGCGCCACATTTTGCTCATTATTTCATTATGCTATTAGCCTATCATTGCGGTATGTGCCTGATAGATTTGATCTATGTAAAGAATTTAAGTAAATCACCTAGAAGTGCTTTTGTCGAAGAAACAGACGCTGGTTATCAAATTTTAATCGTCGCTTCCCATCATTAG
- a CDS encoding HTH-type transcriptional regulator Hpr, which produces MTDQFYTMKEAMLYSQRIAQLSKALWKAVEKDWQTWIKPYDLNINEHHILWISYHLKGATISDVAKFGVMHVSTAFNFSKKLEERGLLSFSKRDTDKRNTYVDVTEKGQLLLEEMYENYHQTPHSVIEGSRPMKDLYGRFPDFMDVMAVIRNIYGDDFMEIFERSIQNIDESFTKAE; this is translated from the coding sequence ATGACTGATCAATTTTATACGATGAAGGAAGCAATGCTATATAGTCAGCGAATCGCTCAACTTTCCAAGGCTCTTTGGAAGGCAGTGGAAAAAGATTGGCAAACATGGATTAAGCCCTATGACCTTAATATTAATGAACACCATATTTTATGGATATCCTATCATTTAAAAGGTGCGACCATTTCAGATGTAGCTAAATTTGGAGTTATGCATGTTTCTACAGCCTTTAATTTCTCTAAGAAACTCGAGGAGCGTGGATTGCTTTCTTTCTCTAAACGAGACACAGACAAGCGCAACACTTATGTAGACGTTACGGAAAAAGGTCAACTACTTTTAGAGGAAATGTATGAGAATTACCACCAAACTCCTCATTCTGTTATTGAAGGGTCTCGTCCAATGAAAGATTTGTACGGCAGGTTTCCAGACTTCATGGATGTTATGGCAGTTATTCGCAATATTTATGGTGACGACTTCATGGAAATATTCGAGCGTTCTATTCAAAATATTGATGAGTCTTTCACAAAGGCAGAATAG
- a CDS encoding YtxH domain-containing protein, producing MKVSQLLIGVALGALTGATTVLLSTPKSGPEVRENIKAVSADYKDKLSDINDQLRKVKVSIQSLKAESQVMIPRTVKDVKESVEKWQSDTAPLQQQLQNEISSIQTAIDELEQALPKKKEVIVTN from the coding sequence ATGAAAGTATCACAATTATTAATTGGTGTAGCTCTTGGAGCATTAACAGGTGCGACTACTGTACTTTTATCCACCCCTAAAAGTGGTCCAGAAGTTAGGGAAAATATTAAAGCGGTATCTGCTGACTACAAAGACAAGCTTTCCGATATTAACGATCAGCTACGAAAAGTGAAGGTATCGATACAAAGCTTAAAGGCAGAATCACAGGTTATGATTCCACGAACAGTCAAAGATGTGAAAGAAAGCGTTGAAAAGTGGCAAAGTGACACAGCCCCTCTCCAACAACAATTACAAAATGAGATTTCATCCATTCAAACAGCTATTGATGAGCTTGAACAAGCACTTCCTAAGAAAAAAGAAGTTATAGTTACTAACTAA
- a CDS encoding tryptophan transporter: MNTKNLVLMSLLVGVGAVLYIIIPGINGGMKPDFMLTMMFIGILLFPEVKSVFLLGFSTGIISGLFSTFPGGFVPNIIDKTITAFVFFGLVILLNKLANKLAVAVFLTCVGTLISGTVFLSTAIFIFNAGAVFTELFLIVVLPAILINGIAFFIIYPIVVKLVRRSNFNTALTI; encoded by the coding sequence ATGAATACGAAGAATCTTGTACTAATGTCTTTACTAGTTGGTGTAGGAGCAGTGCTTTACATTATTATTCCCGGTATTAACGGGGGTATGAAGCCAGACTTCATGTTGACCATGATGTTTATTGGAATACTATTATTTCCCGAGGTCAAAAGTGTATTTTTACTAGGGTTCTCCACAGGAATAATTTCAGGATTATTTTCTACCTTCCCTGGTGGCTTTGTTCCAAATATAATTGATAAGACAATCACTGCATTTGTTTTCTTTGGTCTAGTTATTTTATTAAACAAATTAGCTAACAAATTGGCCGTAGCAGTCTTTTTAACTTGCGTTGGCACTTTAATATCAGGAACTGTTTTCCTATCCACCGCTATTTTCATATTTAATGCGGGCGCGGTATTTACAGAACTCTTCCTAATAGTCGTTTTACCAGCAATCCTTATAAATGGCATAGCATTTTTTATCATTTATCCGATTGTCGTAAAACTTGTAAGACGCTCTAATTTTAATACTGCACTTACCATTTAA
- a CDS encoding HIT family protein gives MSNCIFCKIIDGSIPSAKIYEDEHVYAFMDIMPLTKGHTLIIPKSHKENVYDLSEEEASNLFKVVPKIASALKDTFGPVGMNLLNNNGAPAGQSVFHFHLHFIPRYDQTDGLKLTWNTKEKTYSSEMIQDLAKELSNKLSAN, from the coding sequence ATGAGTAACTGTATTTTTTGTAAAATAATTGATGGCTCTATCCCTAGTGCTAAAATTTATGAGGATGAACATGTGTATGCTTTTATGGATATTATGCCTCTGACAAAGGGACATACGTTAATCATTCCTAAATCCCACAAGGAAAATGTATATGACTTAAGCGAAGAAGAGGCTAGCAATTTATTTAAGGTAGTTCCAAAAATTGCGTCTGCATTAAAGGATACGTTTGGACCTGTTGGGATGAACCTATTAAATAATAACGGTGCCCCTGCCGGACAAAGCGTTTTCCATTTTCATTTGCATTTTATCCCTCGCTACGATCAAACCGATGGGCTGAAGCTCACTTGGAATACGAAGGAAAAAACCTATTCATCCGAAATGATTCAGGACTTGGCAAAAGAACTGTCAAATAAATTATCTGCCAACTAA
- a CDS encoding ABC transporter ATP-binding protein, which yields MTVLEVKNVTGGYTRKPVLHDLDFSIGKGELVGLIGLNGAGKSTTIKHIIGTMNAANGEILLNGKTLKDDPALYRSSFSYIPETPVLYDELTLNEHLELTAMAYNLDKDVFEARKTSLLKEFRMEKRLNWFPTHFSKGMRQKVMIMCAFLVSPSLYIIDEPFVGLDPLGIQSLLDQMKARKDEGASVLMSTHILSTAERYCDRILLLHNGKIRAQGTMTDLRAAFNMPYATLDDLYIEMTKEQQDE from the coding sequence ATGACTGTACTAGAAGTAAAAAATGTAACAGGTGGATATACAAGAAAGCCTGTATTGCATGATTTGGACTTTTCTATTGGTAAAGGAGAGCTTGTAGGTTTAATCGGGCTGAATGGTGCTGGGAAAAGTACAACGATCAAGCATATTATTGGAACAATGAATGCCGCAAACGGGGAAATTCTACTAAACGGAAAGACGTTAAAGGACGACCCAGCACTATATCGCTCTTCTTTTTCTTATATACCAGAAACGCCGGTATTATATGACGAGTTAACGTTAAATGAACATTTAGAGCTTACGGCTATGGCCTACAATTTGGACAAGGATGTATTTGAGGCAAGAAAAACTTCCCTATTAAAAGAGTTTCGTATGGAAAAACGATTAAACTGGTTTCCAACTCATTTTTCTAAGGGAATGCGTCAAAAAGTGATGATTATGTGTGCATTTTTAGTGAGTCCATCCCTATACATTATTGATGAACCGTTTGTAGGTCTGGACCCTTTAGGTATTCAATCACTACTGGATCAGATGAAAGCAAGAAAGGATGAGGGGGCTTCTGTCCTCATGTCGACACATATTCTATCAACAGCTGAACGATATTGTGATCGCATACTTCTTTTGCATAATGGGAAAATTCGTGCACAAGGAACGATGACGGACTTACGAGCAGCATTTAACATGCCATATGCTACATTAGATGATCTTTACATCGAAATGACAAAGGAACAACAAGATGAATAA
- a CDS encoding ABC transporter permease, giving the protein MNNLREVWSKRFVFYINELQKYMKFIVSGHLAIVIVFAIGALGYTYSGWLNTAPKDFPAYLVVAFILSILVTLSTPVTLLKNADSVYFLPLETKLGEYLRLALRWTYFSSIVVTLAAYVVAIPLLTRVAGSTREEIIALLIFLLVLKYWSIHTEFNFRWAANGRGVWGDRFLRFLLVLVALYFLLNGSYLFVILVAIVQFIYTMAWVKKKKEVPFPFEHFIVVEQSRMMRFYRFANYFTDVPHIRGATKRRKWLDVFYKLARYGQKNTQLYLVMRTFIRTNDFFYLWLRLTGLAIIGAIFIPFPIVSIIFAAALSFATVIQIKHALLSGYEFRMDLLFPIEKDARKQSVARLIRILQFIQAVAVLIGVLIQGGNSPITYLVPVAVLVVSELTLRMSKI; this is encoded by the coding sequence ATGAATAATTTGCGTGAAGTATGGAGTAAGCGATTTGTCTTCTATATAAATGAGCTTCAGAAATACATGAAATTTATTGTTTCTGGTCATTTGGCTATTGTTATCGTATTTGCGATTGGCGCGCTAGGCTATACGTATAGTGGATGGCTAAACACAGCTCCTAAGGATTTTCCCGCATATTTGGTAGTTGCGTTTATCTTAAGTATCTTAGTTACATTAAGCACACCTGTTACTCTGTTAAAAAATGCAGACAGTGTGTATTTTTTGCCGTTAGAAACAAAGCTAGGGGAATATCTACGACTGGCACTTCGTTGGACCTATTTCTCTTCAATCGTAGTCACCTTGGCTGCATATGTTGTGGCAATTCCTTTACTTACAAGAGTAGCTGGTAGTACAAGAGAAGAAATTATTGCTTTATTGATATTTTTATTAGTATTGAAGTATTGGAGCATCCATACAGAGTTCAACTTCCGATGGGCTGCTAATGGAAGAGGCGTATGGGGAGACCGTTTTCTACGCTTTCTACTTGTATTAGTAGCACTGTATTTCCTATTGAATGGAAGCTATTTATTTGTGATTTTAGTGGCTATTGTACAATTTATTTATACAATGGCATGGGTGAAAAAGAAAAAAGAAGTTCCATTTCCATTTGAACACTTTATTGTAGTTGAGCAATCTCGTATGATGAGATTTTACCGATTTGCTAATTACTTTACCGACGTTCCACATATTCGTGGAGCAACCAAAAGAAGAAAATGGTTGGATGTATTTTATAAGCTGGCGAGATATGGACAAAAAAATACCCAGCTTTACTTAGTTATGAGGACTTTCATCCGAACGAATGACTTTTTCTATTTGTGGCTGCGTTTAACTGGACTTGCGATCATCGGAGCTATATTCATTCCGTTCCCAATCGTATCCATCATATTTGCCGCTGCCCTTTCCTTTGCTACAGTTATTCAGATTAAGCATGCACTATTGTCAGGATATGAATTTAGAATGGATCTTTTGTTTCCTATTGAAAAGGACGCAAGAAAGCAATCAGTTGCGCGTTTGATTCGGATCCTTCAGTTCATTCAAGCAGTGGCTGTTTTGATAGGTGTTCTAATCCAAGGCGGAAATTCTCCTATCACATACTTAGTACCAGTAGCCGTGTTAGTAGTGTCAGAACTAACTTTGCGAATGAGTAAAATCTAA
- a CDS encoding IS3 family transposase, translating to MIFTFIEEHQNEFRVVKMSEVLKVSTSGYYKWLREKEKRNRIQEEKEEINQLIRTSFIESHGTYGSPRIAKDLEAQGVHVCERTIGKRMNEMGLRATSATPYVVTTDSNHQHPIYPNLLERKFLAEAPNTVWVTDITYIWTIQGWLYLASVMDLFSRKIIGWSIRDNMKKELPFEALQQAIMIRDPGEGLIHHSDRGSQYCSQDYTGLLTEREMKGSMSRKGDPYDNACIESFHATIKKELIYRHKWETREQAIKAVGHYIDQFYNTRRRHSTLGYVSPVDFEQAFNKSCLLAAG from the coding sequence GTGATATTTACGTTCATAGAGGAACATCAAAATGAGTTTCGCGTGGTGAAGATGTCTGAAGTTTTAAAGGTTTCAACTAGTGGTTATTACAAATGGTTGAGAGAAAAAGAGAAACGGAACAGAATTCAAGAGGAAAAAGAAGAAATCAACCAACTGATCCGAACCAGCTTCATTGAAAGTCATGGAACTTATGGCAGCCCGCGAATCGCAAAAGATTTGGAGGCGCAAGGTGTTCACGTGTGTGAGCGGACAATAGGGAAACGAATGAACGAGATGGGACTCCGTGCGACATCAGCGACCCCTTACGTGGTGACGACGGATTCCAATCACCAACATCCTATCTATCCAAATCTGCTTGAACGCAAATTCTTGGCGGAAGCACCTAATACCGTATGGGTAACAGATATAACGTATATCTGGACTATACAGGGGTGGTTATATTTGGCGAGCGTGATGGACCTTTTTTCACGAAAAATTATTGGCTGGAGTATTAGAGACAATATGAAAAAAGAATTACCCTTCGAAGCCCTCCAACAGGCAATTATGATAAGGGACCCAGGGGAAGGACTAATCCATCACTCGGACCGTGGATCGCAATATTGTTCGCAGGATTATACCGGGTTATTGACCGAAAGAGAAATGAAGGGCAGCATGAGTCGCAAGGGAGATCCTTATGACAATGCCTGTATCGAGTCGTTCCATGCGACGATCAAGAAAGAGTTGATCTACCGCCATAAATGGGAGACGCGTGAGCAAGCAATCAAAGCGGTTGGGCATTATATTGACCAATTCTATAATACGAGAAGAAGGCATTCCACGTTGGGTTATGTGAGTCCTGTAGACTTTGAACAAGCGTTCAATAAAAGTTGTCTTTTGGCTGCAGGGTGA
- a CDS encoding transposase, producing MTRTSREMRDYLVKLVIEDGRKATELGYEHGIKPQRIRAWVRAYNKKQELSNNEQLISSTELKRRIAELEKNEKELKEENEILKKAMHVFAKGHT from the coding sequence ATGACAAGGACAAGTAGAGAAATGCGTGATTATCTGGTGAAATTGGTAATCGAAGATGGAAGAAAGGCAACCGAATTAGGATATGAACATGGGATCAAGCCGCAAAGAATTCGTGCCTGGGTAAGGGCCTACAACAAGAAGCAGGAGCTTTCAAATAATGAACAGCTCATCTCTTCTACAGAACTGAAAAGACGCATAGCAGAGCTAGAGAAGAACGAAAAAGAACTGAAGGAGGAAAATGAAATCTTAAAAAAGGCCATGCATGTCTTCGCCAAAGGCCACACGTGA